From the genome of Epinephelus moara isolate mb chromosome 10, YSFRI_EMoa_1.0, whole genome shotgun sequence, one region includes:
- the si:dkeyp-117h8.4 gene encoding uncharacterized protein si:dkeyp-117h8.4, translated as MDDFLRKRLTENSFSYKTSLERIIDKYSKLQDQDGGMEVCLVKTSTPTIERYMSQSKMELNKRLTDLSDESRSQDITTDSQLNLTLQSGGADETCASNLSVSVEDDVTARSDTTHLTVSSSDASQRTIFEVEVQPEDQDEELEMTLRSQGSSLVELYPSMISRIGRAWHRQHVSDAADSVLRRYRRWRQQSNRSNLSNTFIVALKHNRNPKNTTLLNEGSPVRRQFLGPETTPRSPLQMLSNMQDWQTQQPSPGRGRREEHQSVLVMDLSGPSEPREVSLNETFTMSEVSQLGEQPSTYTLSPSRPCYPTAKASLDPSLRSKRLSLTAHSPQTSGCFTYASESTAARERPDIYSSPVRQSPLQARTMTSLSRSPRAFSRSPKAPSSESFSREPTRPRLISTPPQKPAVPQRMLYPQDSHLYTQLRSPQSATSAGGCHRLRRHLSFDSSLLSIRISYSPKKLDEDFLKLYHKFVCQSKSSFFNEHPCRLCARSSEASRGPSSSALAALALSPHRSLLRKRHRELDWRSHPQSKRSRDEYCTSSPGSKRHGREMLRRCLSASEYEHDGLSYSSMKHSNNQQRSADAHQESWMSRHRHVSAADFSGMGSSLESRMASGSSPRKRW; from the exons ATGGACGATTTTTTAAGGAAACGActcactgaaaacagcttcagCTACAAAACGTCGCTGGAACGAATCATAGACAAG TATTCAAAGCTTCAGGACcaagatggagggatggaggtgtGCCTCGTGAAAACATCAACTCCAA CAATTGAACGCTACATGAGCCAGTCAAAAATGGAGCTGAACAAG CGCCTGACAGATTTGAGTGACGAGTCAAGAT CCCAGGACATAACAACAGACTCTCAG ttaAACTTGACGCTTCAATCTGGCGGAGCTGATGAAACTTGTGCTTCcaacctgtctgtgtctgtggagGATGATG TGACAGCTAGAAGTGACACGACTCACCTGACTGTGAGCTCGTCGGATGCGAGTCAGAGAACCATTTTTGAGGTGGAGGTCCAGCCTGAGGACCAAGATGAGGAGCTGGAAATGACTCTGAGAAGCCAAGGCAGCTCTTTGGTGGAGCTCTACCCCAGTATGATCAGTCGTATAGGGAGGGCCTGGCACCGGCAGCATGTCTCAGATGCAGCTGACTCGGTGCTGAGGAGGTACCGCAGATGGCGACAGCAGTCAAACAGAAGCAATCTCAGCAACACCTTCATCGTTGcactgaaacacaacagaaacCCGAAAAACACAACGCTGCTGAATGAGGGCAGCCCCGTCAGAAGGCAGTTCCTGGGGCCTGAGACCACCCCTCGGTCTCCACTGCAGATGTTAAGTAATATGCAGGATTGGCAAACGCAGCAGCCGTCTCCTGGGAGGGGGAGAAGAGAGGAGCACCAGTCTGTCCTCGTGATGGACCTCTCTGGTCCCTCTGAGCCAAGAGAGGTTTCGCTAAATGAGACCTTCACTATGTCTGAAGTATCCCAGCTGGGAGAGCAGCCCTCCACTTACACGCTCAGTCCTTCACGACCTTGCTATCCCACCGCAAAAGCATCCCTGGACCCTTCCCTCAGGTCTAAAAGGCTTTCTCTCACTGCACACTCCCCGCAGACCAGTGGCTGCTTCACATATGCATCTGAAAGCACCGCTGCAAGAGAACGACCGGACATCTACAGCTCCCCAGTCAGGCAGAGTCCCTTACAGGCAAGGACAATGACCAGCCTCAGCAGATCACCTCGTGCCTTTTCAAGAAGCCCAAAAGCACCCTCTTCCGAAAGCTTTTCCAGAGAGCCTACAAGGCCCAGATTAATCTCCACCCCTCCACAAAAGCCAGCTGTGCCACAGAGGATGCTTTACCCTCAAGACTCCCACCTTTACACACAGCTTCGTTCCCCTCAGTCAGCCACATCAGCAGGAGGTTGTCACAGGCTCAGGCGTCACCTTTCCTTTGACTCCTCCCTGCTGTCCATCCGCATCTCCTACTCCCCAAAAAAGCTTGACGAGGACTTTCTGAAGCTCTACCACAAGTTTGTCTGCCAGAGCAAATCATCGTTCTTTAATGAGCATCCCTGCCGCCTCTGTGCCAGAAGCTCTGAGGCCAGCAGAGGCCCCTCTTCCTCAGCTCTGGCAGCTCTCGCCTTGTCGCCCCATCGCTCCCTCCTGAGAAAACGCCACAGGGAGTTGGACTGGCGGAGCCACCCCCAGTCCAAACGCTCCAGGGATGAGTACTGCACGTCCTCCCCAGGGTCTAAACGCCACGGGAGAGAGATGCTGAGGCGTTGTCTCTCTGCTTCTGAATATGAACATGATGGCCTCTCCTATAGCTCcatgaaacacagcaacaaccaGCAGCGCTCAGCAGATGCACATCAGGAATCTTGGATGAGTCGGCACCGCCATGTGTCTGCGGCTGATTTCTCTGGCATGG GAAGTTCACTTGAGAGCAGAATGGCCAGTGGCTCCTCCCCCAG AAAAAGGTGGTGA
- the aasdh gene encoding beta-alanine-activating enzyme, with the protein MAAARTLQEFVSAAASLHPDRAAVTYDSGSESDSPVSLLYRDLVQLSGELSHILRQTCSPNNGLIGLYCCDDVFIPVWILGILQTPAAYVPLDPEAPGHLSARVMTQCGLKYCAVKTDTLQGFQAALAQHVSVEVCVVLPKFKLTLIRAELLPVTEHRPGPEQTGAQTADGAGLKEDVHKDLAYVLHTSGTTGLPKIVRVPHKCILPNIQHLRSLFQMSADDVVFLASPLTFDPSVVDMFLALSSGAQLLIVPTVIKKMPSRLARLLFRNHKTTVLQVTPTLLTRFKRLILKQEVLSSGSSLRVLALGGEACPLPALLRTWRHEDNKTHIYNIYGVTEVSCWACSYKIPESLLQSDNLASSFVPLGTPLMDTVVEVRDEHGRIVTEGEGQVFIGGEDRVCLLDDEETVVPGTMRATGDWVNVEDMQLYYLGRRDRLIKRHGKRVNLDSLQQLIQSLPQVEACAVVLHEASRLLAFVVASTSGDQKADSPLTSVPGHAEQTASAERGEDLPSAVKHRQEEPGGTDGDLSRLILNQLSLLLPSYSVPDTLLLVPALCLTPHGKVDVKALLDIYQRQRRCLESSQGDFNKLKQTLQSLWQKALDLPEDETINEESNFLLSGGDSLKALHLCEDILAAVGATSPELLEVILDGTFSDVLRHVERVTLTAPLENSRSSPFEAKKRHSDAPPVVPAKRGRTDSTAAERPQGETWAVKVIRRAGEVMEMQNRRPQTNGNFKADAPGVKDPSKKCRDDVLGLSLSWSSDTGRCVDASPVLLVQHRTDVKSATVFIGSHSHRIQALDLTTGSLLWERVLGDRIEASATVSRCGSLVVIGCYDGCVYFLCATSGETCWKFETGDAVKSCPAVDPLTGLVIVGSHDGHVYALDPKVQQCVWRRHCGGGAVFSSPYLHTSLRRLYAASLGGHLLSLNPDSGEVLWSYRRDTPFFSSPNASSGQVVIGSVDKNICCFSNSGTLVWQFLTEGPVFSSPCVTPDRQRLLCGSHDGRLYCLNCDDGSLVWTFQTTGKVYSSPCVFDGSVVGRRGNLVALASTDGTVWVLDEQDGRMLASFTLPGELFSSPVVYERSLVVGCRNDYVYCLKLTVKEET; encoded by the exons ATGGCTGCTGCTCGGACTCTGCAGGAGTTTGTATCCGCCGCTGCCTCTCTGCACCCCGACAGAGCAGCTGTGACATATGACAGCGGGTCAGAGTCAGACAGCCCGGTGTCTTTGCTCTACAGAGATCTGGTTCAACTGTCCGGTGAACTGTCTCATATCCTACGACAGACCTGCTCTCCTAATAACGGCCTGATCGGACTGTATTGTTGTGATGATGTGTTCATACCTGTGTGGATTCTGGG GATCCTGCAGACACCTGCTGCTTATGTCCCTCTGGACCCAGAAGCTCCAGGACATCTCTCTGCCAGAGTCATGACCCAGTGTGGCCTCAAGTACTGTGCTGTGAAGACCGACACCCTGCAG GGATTCCAGGCAGCTCTCGCCCAACATGTGTCTGTGGAGGTTTGTGTGGTGTTGCCAAAGTTCAAACTCACCCTGATACGAGCTGAGCTGCTGCCAGTCACTGAGCACCGACCAGGACCGGAGCAAACCGGAGCTCAGACAGCAGATGGTGCTGGTTTGAAGGAGGATGTGCACAAAGACTTGGCGTATGTGCTGCACACATCTGGAACTACTGGCCTTCCGAAGATCGTGAGGGTGCCGCACAAGTGTATACTCCCCAATATACAGCACCTGAG ATCTTTGTTTCAGATGAGTGCAGACGATGTGGTTTTCCTCGCCTCGcccttaacctttgacccctctGTGGTGGATATGTTCCTGGCCTTATCATCCGGGGCTCAGCTCCTCATCGTCCCCACTGTGATTAAGAAAATGCCCAGTCGACTGGCTCGACTTCTGTTCAGGAATCACAAGACGACCGTCCTGCAG GTCACACCGACACTGCTCACCCGCTTCAAGCGCCTTATcctaaaacaggaagtgttgtcATCTGGCTCCTCGTTGCGTGTGTTGGCTCTGGGTGGAGAGGCCTGCCCCTTGCCAGCTCTGCTGAGGACCTGGAGGCACGAGGACAACAAAACCCACATCTACAATATCTACGGTGTCACTGAAGTGTCCTGCTGGGCCTGCTCTTATAAAATACCAGAGTCTCTACTGCAGTCTGACAACCT CGCATCGTCCTTTGTGCCTCTTGGGACTCCCCTGATGGACACAGTGGTGGAAGTAAGAGATGAACACGGCCGAATTGTTACAGAGGGCGAAGGTCAGGTGTTCATAG GTGGAGAGGACAGAGTGTGTCTCCTGGATGATGAGGAGACCGTTGTCCCTGGGACGATGAGAGCGACTGGAGACTGGGTGAACGTTGAAGACATGCAGCTGTACTACCTGGGACGCAGAGACAGGCTGATCAAACGCCACGGCAAACGAGTCAACTTGGACAGCCTGCAGCAA CTTATACAGAGTCTGCCCCAGGTGGAGGCCTGTGCCGTGGTTCTGCACGAAGCCTCTCGACTGCTCGCCTTTGTTGTGGCGTCCACATCTGGAGACCAAAAAGCAGATTCTCCTCTCACATCTGTACCGGGGCATGCGGAACAAACAGCCTCAGCCGAGCGTGGTGAAGACCTCCCCTCTGCTGTAAAGCACCGTCAGGAGGAGCCGGGCGGCACAGATGGAGATCTGAGCAGACTCATCCTGAACcagctgtctctgctgctgccgtcTTACAGCGTTCCCGACACGCTGCTGCTGGTCCCGGCCTTGTGTTTGACTCCTCATG GCAAAGTGGACGTGAAGGCACTTCTAGATATTTACCAAAGACAGAGACGGTGTTTAGAGTCTTCACAGGGAGATTTCAACAAACTGAAGCAAACCCTGCAGTCCTTGTGGCAG AAAGCTCTAGATCTGCCTGAAGATGAAACCATCAACGAGGAATCCAACTTCCTGTTGAGTGGAGGAGATTCTCTGAAGGCACTACACCTGTGTGAAGACATCCTCGCTGCTGTGGGAGCGACCTCACCAGAGCTTTTGGAGGTTATACTTGACGGGACCTTCTCAGATGTGCTGCGGCATGTTGAGAGAGTTACACTGACGGCGCCACTTGAGAACAGCCGGTCTTCTCCGTTTGAGGCCAAGAAACGCCACTCTGACGCTCCCCCTGTGGTGCCAGCGAAGAGAGGACGCACAGAttccacagcagcagagaggccgcAGGGGGAGACGTGGGCTGTTAAAGTTATAAGACGAGCAGGAGAGGTGATGGAGATGCAAAACAGACGTCCACAGACTAATGGAAACTTTAAGGCTGATGCACCTGGCGTGAAGGATCCCAGTAAGAAATGCAGAGATGATGTTCTGGGCCTCAGTCTGAGCTGGTCCTCAGACACAGGCAGATGTGTGGACGCCTCCCCGGTGCTTCTGGTACAACACAGAACAGATGTGAAGTCAGCAACAGTGTTCATCGGCTCCCACTCTCACAGGATCCAGGCTTTAGACCTGACCACCGGGAGCCTTCTGTGGGAGCGAGTTCTTGGGGACAGAATCGAAGCCTCAGCCACGGTGTCTCGCTGCGGGAGCCTCGTGGTCATAG GTTGCTACGATGGCTGTGTGTATTTCCTGTGTGCCACGTCTGGAGAGACATGTTGGAAGTTTGAGACAGGAGACGCTGTGAAGAGCTGTCCTGCTGTGGATCCCCTCACAGGTCTGGTGATAGTCGGCTCACATGATGGGCACGTTTACGCCCTGGACCCAAAG GTCCAGCAGTGTGTTTGGAGGCGTCACTGTGGGGGTGGAGCTGTGTTTTCCTCACCCTACCTCCACACCTCACTCAGACGGCTGTATGCAGCGTCACTGGGAGGTCACCTCCTCTCTCTTAACCCT GACAGCGGAGAGGTCCTGTGGTCGTACCGTAGAGACACCCCGTTCTTCTCTTCACCAAACGCCTCCTCTGGTCAGGTGGTGATCGGATCGGTGGACAAAAACATCTGCTGCTTCAGCAACTCAGGGACACTG gttTGGCAGTTTTTAACAGAGGGACCCGTCTTCTCCTCTCCGTGCGTCACGCCAGACCGGCAGAGGCTTCTGTGTGGATCACATGACGGCCGTCTGTACTGTTTGAACTGTGACGACGGCTCTTTAGTTTGGACGTTCCAGACCACAGGGAAGGTGTACTCCAGTCCGTGTGTGTTTGATGGCTCTGTCGTGGGCAGGAGGGGGAATCTGGTGGCTCTGGCCTCCACAGACGGCACAGTGTGGGTCTTAGATGAACAAGATGGACGAATGCTGGCGTCGTTCACTCTACCCGGGGAACTGTTTTCATCCCCAGTGGTGTATGAACGCTCCCTCGTAGTCGGGTGCCGCAATGACTATGTGTACTGTCTAAAGCTGACTGTCAAAGAGGAAACATAG
- the cracd gene encoding capping protein inhibiting regulator of actin dynamics, whose translation MSQENVSDKVRNLQRQIAQGIKFGQRPPSLRKSEGDEGSSDEEEVPRSPLKVLAQVEAEPANTEPKQVQGAQQAGPHTTPVKSPRSKRVLPPTGTIESINLDAVPQSVPRLDNTAAKHKLSVKPKNQRISRKHRRFTQDLQEVSIPGVVREDLEAAGVSTDEQRRASVESLESFKKQRLHEEERQETRRRRELEEQRLKQEEEERRKRAAEELRLRELEEERCRKRQEEEERRLREEAERRRREEEERMWREEEERIRREEEERRMREEQERRQREEEERRRLEEQRRKKEEEEEARRQQELEAERKRKQREEEEERKKREEADRLRLQEIEEKKKAEAEEQRRAEELRWREMEERQKPFSFKVSSGEKQILFQKVNLTPVTPASSHQSGAVAEQRESTKASSSEVPDSPNLPTSPYVPHTAILVTGAQLCGTAVNLDQIKDTACKSLLGLGEDRKAQGTPPTKSKTSPDRKSGKTKSLNESTLSTDQSVLAEWASIRSKIFKGVEEGKYDEYPDPSKTHPQPSSEEPPAFSHTNLRKTMSASAKFSITPAKKKFGDSNRNSEVFVTDDKDAGEEVTPSDSPTAASPAPTSKPQNRTSKSVRIVERGSEECMFAKDLPSFLVPSPGAKPEGLEVKSRAQSETAVSDSREEGEDRGQDGEDKPSPFGIKLRRTNYSLRFHGEQSTEKRKKRYSAGDSFDGVPSPLTPIEPDSDTSSVFSDKSASPTSPQREGAVGKYLHAAASPAIPRAKPAKSASPTAHIEADKVLSKPPLYRRPTTSPKPSGAVSTPPPSPLPKVVHGPPSDAGIQRTGAAESSSQEPTSRCEEPSAVAQLHRSSQGQVQGDEEPKEKRSFFPSINIPWREKADRKTELIKREKPSLQSRHSLDSARVQEKEAGPLWITLALQKQKGFREQQQNREDRRSQREAKLAEKQARDRDSVTLVSPTESKGSGSTSPSSKPQTPEEPKRPDSLLGRFERREHLKKSNTLPSSVTVEIADSTPSPPAVKEVSKRFPSSDSPQVSTEPAWLALAKRKAKAWSDCPQIIK comes from the exons ATGTCCCAGGAAAACGTCTCGGATAAAGTCAGGAATCTGCAG AGGCAGATAGCACAAGGTATCAAGTTTGGCCAGAGGCCTCCTTCTCTGAGGAAAAGTGAAGGAGATGAGGGGAGTTCAGATGAGGAAGAGGTTCCCCGGAGTCCCCTGAAGGTTTTGGCCCAGGTAGAAGCTGAGCCAGCAAACACAGAGCCAAAG CAGGTCCAGGGGGCTCAACAAGCTGGACCACACACCACCCCAGTGAAGTCACCGAGGTCCAAACGAGTTCTTCCGCCCACTGGTACGATCGAGTCCATCAATCTGGACGCTGTTCCACAGTCTGTTCCTCGTTTGGACAACACCGCTGCCAAGCATAAACTGTCCGTCAAACCGAAAAACCAGAGGATTTCACGCAAACACCGGCGGTTTACACAG GACCTCCAAGAGGTTTCTATTCCTGGTGTGGTGCGAGAGGACCTCGAGGCAGCAGGCGTCTCCACAGACGAGCAGCGCAGAGCATCTGTTGAGTCCCTAGAAAGCTTCAAGAAGCAGAGACTCcatgaggaggagagacaggagacgaggaggaggagggagctggaggagcagaggctcaaacaggaggaagaggaaaggaggaagagagcagcagaggaacTGAGGCTGCGTgaactggaggaggagaggtgtcGTAAacggcaggaggaggaggaacgaAGGCTTAGAGAGGAGGCagaaagaaggaggagggaggaagaggaaaggatGTGGCGAGAGGAGGAAGAGCGCATCCgaagggaggaggaagaaaggaggaTGCGAGAGGAGCAGGAGCGCCGACAgcgtgaggaggaggagaggagacgacTGGAAGAGCAGAGaaggaaaaaggaggaggaggaagaagcgAGGAGGCAGCAGGAGCTTGAGGCCGAAAGGAagaggaagcagagagaggaagaagaggaaaggaagaagagggaggaagcagacagactgaggtTGCAGGAgattgaagaaaagaaaaaagcagaagcagaggagcagaggagggctGAGGAGCTGCGCTggagggagatggaggagagacagaagccTTTCTCTTTCAAAGTTTCATCTGgggaaaaacagattttgttcCAGAAGGTCAACCTGACGCCTGTTACGCCGGCCTCCAGCCACCAGAGCGGTGCTGTGGCTGAACAAAGAGAGAGCACTAAGGCTTCCTCCTCTGAAGTACCAGACTCCCCCAACCTGCCAACATCTCCATATGTCCCCCACACAGCCATCCTAGTGACAGGCGCCCAGCTCTGTGGGACAGCTGTCAATTTAGACCAGATCAAGGACACCGCCTGCAAGTCTCTGCTGGGTTTGGGAGAGGACAGAAAGGCACAGGGAACACCGCCGACCAAGAGCAAGACTTCCCCGGACCGCAAGTCTGGCAAAACCAAATCACTCAATGAGTCCACGCTTTCTACAGACCAATCCGTCCTGGCAGAATGGGCGAGCATCAGATCGAAGATATTCAAGGGGGTAGAAGAGGGGAAATACGATGAGTACCCTGACCCGAGTAAGACCCACCCTCAGCCCAGCAGCGAAGAGCCGCCTGCATTCTCCCACACCAACCTCAGGAAGACCATGTCTGCCAGCGCCAAGTTCTCCATCACTCCTGCGAAGAAGAAGTTTGGAGATTCAAACAGGAACTCTGAGGTGTTCGTCACAGATGATAAGGACGCAGGAGAGGAAGTTACTCCGTCCGATAGCCCCACCGCTGCCTCCCCAGCTCCAACCAGTAAACCTCAGAACAGGACGAGTAAATCCGTCCGCATCGTAGAAAGAGGGTCAGAGGAGTGTATGTTTGCCAAAGACCTCCCCTCTTTCCTGGTTCCCAGCCCTGGAGCCAAACCTGAAGGGCTAGAGGTGAAGAGCAGGGCTCAGAGTGAGACGGCGGTGTCTGACAgtagagaggagggagaggatcGAGGCCAGGACGGTGAGGACAAGCCCTCGCCTTTTGGCATAAAGCTGAGGAGGACCAACTACTCCCTCCGCTTTCACGGCGAACAATCCACTGAGAAACGGAAGAAGCGATACAGTGCCGGGGACAGCTTTGACGGCGTTCCTTCACCTCTCACCCCCATTGAGCCAGACTCTGACActtcctctgtcttttctgACAAATCCGCAAGTCCCACATCGCCTCAGAGAGAAGGCGCGGTGGGCAAGTACCTGCATGCAGCCGCCTCCCCCGCCATCCCTCGGGCTAAACCTGCTAAGTCTGCCAGCCCGACTGCACACATTGAGGCTGACAAAGTGCTCTCCAAGCCTCCGCTCTACCGAAGACCAACCACGTCACCCAAACCCAGTGGAGCAGTGTCCACACCTCCCCCATCGCCGCTACCTAAAGTGGTCCACGGGCCTCCCAGTGATGCAGGGATCCAGAGGACAGGGGCAGCAGAGTCATCCAGCCAGGAGCCAACGAGCAGGTGCGAGGAACCTTCAGCTGTGGCCCAGTTACACCGGAGCAGCCAGGGTCAGGTCCAAGGGGACGAGGAGCCGAAGGAGAAGAGATCCTTCTTCCCCTCCATCAACATCCCCTGGAGAGAGAAGGCGGACAGAAAGACGGAGCTCATCAAGAGAG AAAAACCCTCACTACAGAGCAGGCACTCCCTGGACAGCGCAAGGGTCCAGGAGAAGGAGGCTGGGCCCTTATGGATCACACTGGCTCTGCAGAAGCAGAAGGGCTtcagggagcagcagcagaaccgAGAGGACCGTCGCAGCCAAAGAGAGGCCAAACTAGCTGAAAAGCAAGCTcgagacagagacagt GTTACGCTGGTGAGCCCCACAGAGAGCAAAGGAAGCGGGAGCACCAGTCCTTCTTCTAAACCTCAGACTCCAGAGGAGCCCAAGAGACCTGACAGCCTCCTGGGACGATTTGAGCGCCGAGAGCACCTGAAAAAATCCAACACTTTACCCAGCTCGGTCACTG TTGAGATCGCAGACTCGACACCGTCGCCACCTGCTGTCAAGGAGGTGTCAAAGCGCTTCCCCTCCAGTGACTCTCCGCAGGTGTCCACAGAGCCGGCATGGCTGGCTCTGGCCAAGCGAAAGGCCAAAGCCTGGAGCGACTGTCCTCAGATCATCAAATAA